The following are from one region of the Alphaproteobacteria bacterium genome:
- a CDS encoding FHIPEP family type III secretion protein, producing the protein AMDGANKFVRGDAIAGLLITFINFIGGIIIGVVQKDMSFSDAASTYTMLTVGDGLVSQIPALIVSVAAGLLVTKAGSVGSADKAVISQLGAHPQAMGLVSVVLMSMALLPGIPFGPFALLSMICGGVAWLSFVRSKVKKEAVKQAAADKQLLEGPEAKPAEEDMAETLQIDSLRLELGYGLLPLINYQKGHRLTDQIKALRKQVARDLGFVIPPVRIQDNMQLPANTYVVRVKEVEAGRGEIRPDMLLIMDPSGGKIGIPGEETTEPTFGLPAMWVSDSYREEALFKNYTVVDPPTVVTTHLTELVKENMSDLLSYAETQKLLDDIGKEHQKLVADVIPGQLSVSGMQRILQNLLQEMISIRDMPAILEAIAESSRITSNLTMISEHVRMRLARQISYAYTNEDGYIPIVALSPAWEQAFAEALGGSGEDRTLSMPPSKIQEFITIIRKRFDQFAMQGEMPILLTSPGIRPYVRSVIERFRPTTVVLSQNEIHAKARIKTLGQI; encoded by the coding sequence GGTAGGCGATGGCTTGGTAAGTCAGATTCCTGCCCTCATAGTTTCTGTAGCGGCAGGTTTGCTTGTGACAAAAGCCGGCTCTGTTGGTTCTGCCGACAAAGCCGTAATCAGCCAGTTGGGCGCACATCCGCAAGCAATGGGTTTGGTGAGTGTGGTGCTAATGTCGATGGCTTTGCTTCCTGGCATTCCGTTTGGCCCTTTTGCATTGCTTTCTATGATTTGTGGTGGGGTTGCATGGTTAAGCTTCGTGCGCAGTAAAGTGAAGAAGGAAGCTGTAAAACAAGCCGCTGCCGACAAACAATTGCTAGAAGGCCCCGAAGCCAAGCCCGCCGAAGAAGACATGGCCGAAACCCTGCAAATTGATTCGCTACGGCTGGAGCTTGGCTACGGATTGTTACCTTTAATCAATTATCAAAAAGGGCACCGTCTGACAGATCAAATCAAAGCCCTTCGTAAGCAAGTAGCGCGGGATTTGGGTTTTGTAATTCCACCGGTGCGTATTCAGGATAATATGCAGCTTCCGGCAAATACGTATGTGGTGCGCGTTAAAGAAGTAGAGGCTGGGCGCGGAGAAATTCGCCCTGATATGCTGCTGATAATGGATCCGAGCGGCGGAAAAATAGGTATTCCCGGGGAAGAGACTACCGAACCCACCTTCGGTCTGCCAGCTATGTGGGTAAGCGATTCATATCGCGAAGAAGCATTGTTCAAGAATTATACGGTCGTTGATCCGCCCACCGTGGTGACAACGCATTTAACCGAACTGGTTAAAGAAAATATGTCGGACCTGCTTTCTTATGCAGAAACGCAAAAACTTTTGGACGATATTGGCAAAGAACATCAAAAGCTCGTAGCTGATGTGATACCTGGGCAACTTTCTGTCAGCGGTATGCAGCGAATTTTGCAAAACCTGTTGCAAGAAATGATCTCGATACGCGATATGCCAGCTATATTAGAAGCCATTGCAGAATCATCGCGCATAACCAGCAACCTAACAATGATTTCTGAACATGTTCGTATGCGGTTGGCGCGGCAAATCAGCTATGCTTATACCAACGAAGATGGCTATATTCCTATTGTTGCATTATCACCTGCATGGGAGCAGGCATTTGCCGAAGCGCTTGGTGGCTCAGGAGAAGATCGTACATTGAGTATGCCACCAAGTAAAATTCAGGAATTTATTACCATCATCCGCAAACGGTTTGATCAGTTTGCCATGCAAGGCGAAATGCCAATATTACTCACCAGCCCAGGAATACGTCCCTATGTGCGCTCTGTGATAGAACGTTTCAGACCAACTACCGTGGTGTTATCGCAAAACGAAATTCACGCTAAAGCGCGGATTAAAACACTAGGGCAAATTTAA